The window GCAGGGTTCCCAGCCCCAGCGAAGTGGTGATACCGGCGAGTGTCGCGAATATGGCAAGTATATCAACAGTTTTTCCAAACGTCCCGCGGACCTTTTCCTCACCTACGAGAGGAATGAATATGGAGCTGATAAGTCCGGGAGCGTTGTGGCGGAACTGATAATAGGCCAAAGGCATGGCTATGACGGCGTATCCCGCCCAGGGGTGGAGCCCCCAATGGAAGAACGATATCTGTATGGCGTCGCGCGCTGCCTGAACGGAACCGGGCTCCGCGCCAAAGGGAAGAGAACCGAAGTGGAAAAGCGGTTCGGCGGCTCCGTAAAATACCAGCCCCACCCCCATACCGGCGGAAAAGAGCATGGCAAACCACGACATGTTGCTGTATTCAGGGCGGGAATCATCAGGCCCCAGCCGCACATTACCGAAGCGGCTCAGCGCCACGGCGATGCAGAATATTACAAAAAGATTCATCGTAAGCATATATCCCCAGCCATAATAGCTGGTGAGGCCGCCATTCAGGATCTTGGCGAACGCTCCGAAACTTTGCGGGGAGACGAGCCCCCAAAATACCAGCGCAAAGGTTATGGCGATGGAGATTATATACACCATATTTCTTTTAGGTACGGCGGTATTATTGGTTTTTTCCGACATCGATGGATTACTCCTTTGTGACAAGGTAGTCGAGATTTTGAGGTAAACCGAAAACGGCGGGGCGTGATAACGCCCCGCTCGAAACACAAACTGCTAGATGCTTACTTTAAAAACCTTCGGCTCATTGATATCTTCGGCGAGAGCGTCAAGCGCTACACCGACTCTGTGGTAACGGAGCGCCCACTCTTCCTCTTTCGAGAGCGTCGGGTCGCCGAGGGGATAGGGTACGGAGGTGGTGGGGACTATTCTGTTTGAACCGACAGTCTTGGCGACGTCGATGAGGTTCGCCATGACGACGACGGGGAATCCTGCGCGTTCGATCTCTTTGGCCATCGTTGCACCGCAACGAGTACATGTTCCTCAGGTGGCGGTGAGGATCACGGCGTCAACTCCGGCCTGTTTCAGCTCGGCGGCGATCTCCTTGCCGAACTTAGCCGCGTAGTTCTGCGTCGTTCCGGTTCCGACCGTTACATAATAGTAGTCGTAGAGTTTCGCGAACTTGCCCTCTTTCTCATAGGCGCGCATCGCGTCAAGGGGAATCCCGCGGTCGGGAACGGCGCACATCGCCTCGGGGTCAAATCCGGCGTGGATCGTCTTAAACTCACCGGTGGGAAGGTGATCCATACCGGCGATGTTATATTTGCCCCACTTCTGGGCGGAGGCGCTCTGTATCCTGTCTGGGTTGTCTGAGGGAACGACGCCGCTTGAAGAGACCAGCGCGATCGTGCACTTACTGAGGTCCTTCACCGCCGGCGCGGGCGGTATCCGGTCGGTCTTCGGGATCACGAGCTCCGTCTGGAAGGGCTCGCCGCTGAGCTTCTTCAGCAGCATGTCAATGACGCGGT is drawn from Cloacibacillus porcorum and contains these coding sequences:
- a CDS encoding glycine/betaine/sarcosine/D-proline family reductase selenoprotein B, whose product is MKAIHYINQFFGQVGGEDAADSKPLFNEKPIGCSLMLDGLMPDIEVTNTIVCGDNYITNHTDEALAEIFAWLDTKQFDIFFAGPAFMAGRYGVGCGLVCKAVAERYGVPVITSMNEENPGVEEYKSSCVIFKGGRKATFMKDDLTLMAKYAEKIAKGEKLLPAAEEGYFPRGIRSEIPAPGGVMAADRVIDMLLKKLSGEPFQTELVIPKTDRIPPAPAVKDLSKCTIALVSSSGVVPSDNPDRIQSASAQKWGKYNIAGMDHLPTGEFKTIHAGFDPEAMCAVPDRGIPLDAMRAYEKEGKFAKLYDYYYVTVGTGTTQNYAAKFGKEIAAELKQAGVDAVILTATUGTCTRCGATMAKEIERAGFPVVVMANLIDVAKTVGSNRIVPTTSVPYPLGDPTLSKEEEWALRYHRVGVALDALAEDINEPKVFKVSI